The nucleotide window TCTTATGAAGATTTACAAATAGTAATGGAGAGAGGAGTACAAAGATGGATAGTGGACATATCAAAGTGGGAGCCATCTCCCCATGACTTCTCTTTTGCCCTCTCCCTTCTTCCTCAACACGAACACTCCTCCGTCATCAggttttgttgtttttttttcccccttttttaaatgatgaaagaATTGCTAaagttgtttatttatttatttatcatttatTGAATTTGATATCAGTGTCTTAGGTTTTAATCACAGTTTTAGTTATGTGAATTGGTGTTTTGTTTGCTTTGTGAGAAAATTTGAACAAGAAAATTAATTCTAGCTTCAAATATTATGACCCATTTTTATTTAAGATACTGATACGAGAATATGCCAGCTGAAATTGCTGAAGTAGTTAGTACAGGTGCCATGCTTTACTTGGGTTTAGGAAAGATGGTTACGAGTCCTTTATTTTGAGCTGGCTATATGAGCTACGGTTGTAATCCAGATTTTCATCTTGaatgatattgtgaaatgtgtTCTTCTCCCTCATGAATTCTCTCTATTTTTCTCTCTGTGTTCTGTTTCTGTAAAAAGTCCATagcattggtatcagagcaaatgacCCTCCGCCTTGGATTGTTCAACTGCTATTCTTCCTTTCCATTTCCTCTTTTCTTGAACCTAGGGTTCTTCTAAATTCTCCTCTATTCTTTCTGATCTTTTCATTCCTTTCTCTTCTTGCCTATTCTTCTATCTTGGTCATTCTCATTCTTCTCTCTCAATCTGTTTTTCTTTCCGTCTTTTCTTGGTTACAAACAGAGCTGTTAGATCCTTAGCCATGATGGAAGATATGAAATCACAAGATTTTGTACAAAAATTCACTGTCATGATGCAAGAATTAGAACAACGACAGGAGGTTTTGCGAAAGGAAGCAGAGCAACGACATCAAGAAGCTTTGGAAGAAATTAAAGCGTCGCTTACTGGTATAAGTTTTCGCAATATGAAGATCGCCAATAATATGACTCAAGGTGAATCCACAAAAGCAAGGGAAGATCCATTAGAGGATTTAAAGAATTTGAAACAAGAATTTACCTTGCAAGATTATTGGAATTCCTTTAACCAGTTGTATTCAAAAGCTAGAATTCAAGAAGAGAAAGCATTGAATTTTTTCCTCTCTGGACTGGTTGATGAGTTGCAATTGGCGGTGAAGATGTTTAAGCCAAGGACACTTTCAGAGGCTTATTCACTGGCTAGGTTGCAAGAGGCAACTGTGGCAACAATCAAGAATAATGTCAATCCAGATACTAAACCCACAATCTTTGTTACTGCTTTATTCCTTCCTTCCACTCCATCCAATCTCCAATCTAATTTTCCTAAGCTCTCGGGTTCTGGAGACAAATTTGATCTTTTGCCAATACCCATCATTCAGTTACCAAAACTACCCAGTGTACCTCCAAGAAATCCAAAATTGGAGCATCATGAAAATTTCAAAGGTGAGAAGAGTATCAATGGAAGTTCTCTTCCTAAATCTGTAAGGTTTATGAAGGTAAAGCATATATTCTTGTTAATAAAAAAACTAAGCAGCACAACAAGGGAGTTGGTGGGAAAAAACAGTACATGAACTATGGGAATTATGATAAGTTTGATTTGGGTGCTCATGAAAAATACAGGAATTATGAGAACTGTGTTGAGTTTGATTTGAGTGACCATGATTACTTCACCCTTAAAGAAGATGAGTTTGAGAGATGGAAAAGGCAAAGGAAGAAATTTTATGGGCGTGTGGATTTGctgtataaaaaatatataaaagctATAGAAACATTTCAATTCTGGATCATATTGGTTTATTCAAGAATCTCAAGATGCCTGTTCTCAAGCATTAATAATGCTGCAAATCTGCTCCTCATTCATTGAAGAGTTTTTTTCCCCAGTTGATGCTTCCTAGAAATGTGCAGATGAGTTGAGAGCTCAGTTTCCTGCATTCCTTGAGGACAAGGAATCTGAAGGGGGAAGTATTGATACGAGAATATGCCAGCTGAAATTGCTGAAGTAGTTAGTACACGTGCCATGCTTTACTTGGGTTTAGGAAAGATGGTTACGAGTCTTTTATTTCGAGCTGGCTATATGAGCTACGGTTGTAATCCAGATTTTCATCTTGaatgatattgtgaaatgtgtTCTTCTCCCTCATGAATTCTCTCTATTTTTCTCTCTTGGGTTCTGTTTCTGTAAAAAGTCCATAACAGATACCCACTATTCAAAATGTTTAGAAAgatattatcttttattttacAAGTTTAAACTTATTAagcaaagggggggggggggggggggggtgttggtGGTGGGGGTTTGGGGAGAGATTTATTCACGGTTTTAGTtatgtgaattggtgctttgtTTGTTTCATGAGAAAATTTGAACAAGAAAATTAATTCTAGCTTTAAATATTATAACCCTTTGTTATGTAAGATGCCCACTATTAAAAATGTTTAGAAAGATATTATCTTTATTTTACAAGTTTAAAATTATTAAGCAAAAGGGGGTTTGTGTAGTTGTGCCCCATTAGCATTATCAATCGTCTGTAGCAAAATTGTCCTTGGAATTTATGGTGATTATGTATAAATGAAAAAGAGGGTAAATTTAAGTTGCATGTATGCACATGTATGACCTTGTGCACCTTTGCATTGGTAGATTTGTGAAGATGGAGGACAGAAAACGGGCACTTGTGAGCCGGTTGCTTCAGTATGCTCTTGTACATCAAGTATTGGGAATTCCATATGATGAAATTGTTATAAAGCGCAAATTGGAAGGGAAACCTTACTTGGTAAGATTAAGCACCACAATATTGTTCTTGTTGTGCACTGATGATTATGTTTTGAAGATTGGTGAGATTTAAGAGGATGCTAGAGTACATTTAAATCCAATGCCAGTTTTAATTTGAATCTAGATTTTATATTGGAATGCAAAATTTGTTCTTTCAATTGTTGGGGATACAGTTCAAATTCAGAATGTTCAGTCACTAATTGCGATAGCTATCTGGATTAGGTCACTCATGGAACTAAGccagaaatttcaaaatttaccaAAATTGAACTGGCAACTTTGCTATTAATGCAAGTATTTTTGCTTAATGACTTAATCACAAAGCATTGGCCCCCCATCTCCTTCATGGGAActttcataaggtgtgaaagtGAATTTTGTCATtcttaaatttcttttaaaaGATATGAAGAGTCATGGATGGAGACGGTTTGGTTTTGCTGATGTCATGCTTTGACAATcatttgtattcatatttgtgtaATGTTGGGACTCTTATTAGTTGTTGGAATATTAAACAAGAGGTTATTAATAGTGTAGACCATGATATCCCTCTCTTTAGTAAAAGTTTTGATTCTAACAAGTTCTTGAGTTTTGAAAATTGATCTCAtcctctttcttctttttttcttctctcaCCTTTTCCCCCTCTTGTATTTTGGTTACTGCACTTATGTTTGTAACAACTGGTGGAgcattcatttccaagtgtacatTCTTGTTTCTATTACTTTTGAATTCTAATCGTGTTTAATATACATTGCAAATTTTCCATTTCGTTCAGGAATGTGCTAAAGGCTACTCAAAATTTCCCAATTTTAATTTCAATGTTTCTCATCATGGCGACTTTGTGGCAATAGCATCTGAACCTGTTTGCATTGTTGGGTTGGACATTGTTTGCTGTGTCAAACCCCAGAAAGAGACAGTTCCagaattcattcacaattttgcttcttATTTTTCTAGGTTGGAATGGGATAATATAATTAATTCTGGCACCTCTGATGAAATTTTGGTTGAGTTTTACAGGTATGGTGATTTATATCTATGAATTTAACAGTCTTCTCAATTTCTTTTTGCTGCACCTGATAATTCAAATTTCAGGGGTTTTTTTTCTCCCCATGATGTTCAGAAATCCACAATTGCGAGTTATGCCCACTCTTGAACTTGTATCGAGTTGAGTAGCCTAGAACATTTATCAGGAATCTTTCAACATTCAAACCACAGTTACTTGTATTCACTCTAAAAAAACTATCACAATTATTTGCATTCTAACACTTAATTTTTCTCTTGAAAAGTGCTTACTGTTTACTAATGTCTAATTATATCGTGAATTCATGATAAAAAAAATCTAGTAATTTCTTAGTCTAATGATTCAGTTTCAGTTATTCTCAATAGACCATCTGTATGAGTTTAATTAGTGTGATTGTATCATGATCATAGCTAATAATTTATGCCATAGTGGAAATTTTAATTGATCTGGTTCTGGTATCTGAGGCTATGTTGTATTGTTTTTTATTCTTGAATTTGCCTTCCGTGTAATGCTCATTAGGTCATTCCTTTTGATACTTCTGTTACATGGTGTGATTCTGTTACGAATTGGATGGCTTATATGCACACTgacataaatttttttaatttaacaacTTCAATGTGTTTTGATATTTGCCAAATATTCAAGTTATTCAATAGTATTCAAGCGAAATTGAGTATCATTTTACGTGTTTTCTGTAGATATTGGTGTCTCAAAGAGGCATATGTCAAGGCTATAGGGAGCGGACTGGTGAATGGGTTGGACAGGGTAGAGTTCCATCACACTAACTGGACAAACATATTTGTTAAAATTGATGGGAAGCCAATGAAAGAGTGGAGGTTTTGGCTTTTTGAGCTGCAAAAACAGCATTGGGTAAGTTGTTCTGTAGTTCTCTTTCTTTATGTGCCATGTTCCTTGGAACTTCATGTGTTCAAAGTTATTTCCAAGCAGCAATACACTGTCTCTTTAGAATTGTTAACACATTCTGAAAATAATATTTTGCATGAAAAGCAGCATTTAAGAAACAATATTGGGTTTGTGCATCAAGTTTCTGCAGTTATAATTCATGAATTCAAACCCTATTTCCCAAGCAAAGTCTGGTTTGGCTGATTGAATTCTAGCAATATAATTCTATCAAACATACTGGATTTCACCTATTTTCCACCCCTTTGGTGCATATCCGTCAATGACTATATTTCATGGAAATGCAGGTGTCTGTTGCTAGAGGTCACCCAAAAGCTGCTGCTGGAAGTTACAAGACAACAATGAGCCAATTGGAGTTTGATGAAGAAGAGTACCATAAGGGTCTTGGTCTTCCAAATGTAACCTTTGTTGCACAAACCCTGGAACAACTCATCCTAGTTTCGCATGATGCAGATGAGATGGTTGAATAGAACATGCTTGAATAGAACAGTAAATGATATGCAAAATAGAGCCAATGACCAATTAAAGGAACTTGTCGACATTAAAATTGCTACCAAGGGAGAGAATTATTTCATAACCTGCTTGACCATCAGTTAACAGATTAATGACATGCTCAATCAAGTACAGTTTATGACCTTTCATCCCATCTTTATAGCTAAGGAATATGCATTTAATTGCCCTTAGCTCTAGCTTACAAACATTATTTATACGAGTATATACATAACATTTAAATATTCTAacaccaaaataatttataaaagctCCATACCATTACTCTTAAGGAATCTATGAATCAATTGTAGTTGATGGAGGCTAATTAATCAAAAGTGATTCACAGTCCAAAGTTTCTCTATCAGGGCAAGGTATATCTACTTTCACTCAATTTTAGGTTGTTTTATTTCGATCATTCAATTTCATTATGTTAAAATAAGAGTAAATTGCATCAAACGTTaactttaatttgttaaaataaaatctcataaaatctcctaattttagtttttttttttaaaatttcctctAACGTGCGATAATAAATTTCcagttaaaaagaataaaattatcgtttctccttctttttctctttttaacatttatgattgaactaattgataaaattattttattttaactgaatttattaataaaaatattaattatatatattatttattattaattaaaatttaatttgtagcaacctacaaaataataataataataataataataataataataataattctttaTTAGTATATGatatttttaacattattttaaaaataacaaataataatttataaatttatttgactaaatattaatttagtgttaatttaaaaaagaaaattaatctgAATGCCTACTATGGTAGGTTAAAAGGAAATAACTCTAAAGTTGg belongs to Hevea brasiliensis isolate MT/VB/25A 57/8 chromosome 4, ASM3005281v1, whole genome shotgun sequence and includes:
- the LOC110655543 gene encoding uncharacterized protein LOC110655543, with translation MERGVQRWIVDISKWEPSPHDFSFALSLLPQHEHSSVIRFVKMEDRKRALVSRLLQYALVHQVLGIPYDEIVIKRKLEGKPYLECAKGYSKFPNFNFNVSHHGDFVAIASEPVCIVGLDIVCCVKPQKETVPEFIHNFASYFSRLEWDNIINSGTSDEILVEFYRYWCLKEAYVKAIGSGLVNGLDRVEFHHTNWTNIFVKIDGKPMKEWRFWLFELQKQHWVSVARGHPKAAAGSYKTTMSQLEFDEEEYHKGLGLPNVTFVAQTLEQLILVSHDADEMVE